A genomic window from Candidatus Kouleothrix ribensis includes:
- the serS gene encoding serine--tRNA ligase has protein sequence MLDIRLIREQADMVKAQLARAGVEPAAIDAVLGYDEQRRTLLREVEALKATRNAVSKDIGKMKAAAERDAKIAEMRGVGDQIAGLDKQVAQVEEQQRMALLELRNLPHPSVPDGPDEDHNVVISQEGQPRIFDFTPRPHWELGEQLGIIDFERGVKLSGSRFYVLRGLGAKLQRAVIQWLLDLHGRQGYTEVYTPFVVKEETVWAAGQLPKFRDNLYRDVEDDLWLVPTAEVPVTSLHRDEILDADQLPMHYCAYTPCFRREKMSAGRDVRGIKRGHQFDKVEMYKFVAPDTSYAELEQLRADAEECCRLLGIPFRTKTLCTGDLGFAATKTYDVELWAPGQNEWLEVSSCSNVEAFQARRANVRFRPDQGAKPEFVHTLNGSGLGMPRTIIAIMENYQQADGSIVVPAVLRPYMGGVDVIR, from the coding sequence ATGCTCGATATCAGGCTTATTCGCGAGCAGGCCGACATGGTCAAAGCCCAACTTGCGCGCGCGGGCGTCGAGCCGGCCGCGATCGACGCGGTGCTGGGCTACGACGAGCAGCGCCGCACGCTGCTGCGCGAGGTCGAGGCACTCAAGGCCACGCGCAACGCCGTATCGAAAGATATCGGCAAGATGAAGGCTGCGGCCGAGCGCGACGCCAAGATCGCCGAGATGCGCGGCGTGGGCGACCAGATCGCCGGCCTCGACAAGCAGGTGGCGCAGGTCGAAGAGCAGCAGCGCATGGCCCTGCTCGAGCTGCGCAACCTGCCGCACCCGAGCGTGCCCGACGGCCCCGACGAGGACCATAATGTCGTGATCAGCCAGGAGGGCCAGCCGCGCATCTTCGACTTTACGCCCAGGCCGCATTGGGAGCTAGGCGAGCAGCTCGGGATCATCGACTTTGAGCGCGGCGTGAAGCTTTCGGGCTCGCGCTTCTATGTGCTGAGGGGCCTGGGCGCCAAGCTACAGCGCGCGGTGATCCAGTGGCTGCTCGACCTGCACGGCCGCCAGGGCTACACCGAGGTGTACACGCCGTTCGTGGTGAAAGAAGAGACGGTGTGGGCCGCAGGCCAGCTGCCCAAGTTCCGCGACAACCTGTACCGCGATGTTGAAGACGACCTGTGGCTGGTGCCTACCGCCGAGGTGCCGGTGACGAGCCTGCACCGCGACGAGATCCTCGACGCAGACCAGCTGCCCATGCACTACTGCGCCTACACGCCGTGCTTCCGGCGCGAAAAGATGAGCGCCGGCCGCGACGTGCGCGGGATCAAGCGCGGCCACCAGTTCGACAAGGTCGAGATGTACAAGTTCGTCGCGCCCGATACCAGCTATGCCGAGCTCGAGCAGCTGCGCGCCGATGCCGAAGAGTGCTGCCGGCTGCTGGGCATCCCATTTCGCACCAAGACGCTCTGCACCGGCGACCTGGGCTTCGCCGCGACCAAGACCTACGATGTCGAGCTGTGGGCGCCTGGCCAGAACGAGTGGCTCGAGGTCAGCTCGTGCTCGAATGTCGAGGCCTTCCAGGCCCGCCGCGCCAATGTGCGCTTCCGGCCCGACCAAGGCGCCAAGCCCGAGTTCGTCCACACGCTGAATGGCTCGGGGCTGGGCATGCCGCGCACAATTATCGCGATCATGGAGAACTACCAGCAGGCCGACGGCTCGATCGTGGTGCCGGCTGTGCTGCGGCCGTATATGGGCGGGGTCGATGTGATTCGGTGA
- the fabF gene encoding beta-ketoacyl-ACP synthase II, whose protein sequence is MRRVVITGLGAVTPVGNDVPSMWRALLNGTSGIAAITRFDASAMPIRIAGELKGFTLDPAVDQREARRQSIYTRYALNAVLEAVRAARLEMEREDPEQVGVIYGTGSGGLDLIFENHDVYNERGYRRVAPTLIANMIPDAASGYIAIQLGAQGPNMAVTAACSTGGHNIGEAFETVRRGDAEVIITGSSEAPIHPTIVASFSTMRGLADDNEHPELACKPFDARRNGFILSEGAAALVLESLDHALARGAPIVAELVGYGNSADARDMVAADESGAGAARAMKMALRKAGMHPDAVQYINAHGTGTPLNDASETRAIKTVFGDQAYRLAVSSTKSMLGHMMGAAGSIEALICALVVHDGRIPPTINLQQPDPACDLDYVPNIAREARVDTALSNSIGLGGHNSALILRRYQA, encoded by the coding sequence ATGCGACGAGTAGTCATCACCGGCCTTGGCGCGGTCACCCCGGTGGGCAACGATGTGCCGTCGATGTGGCGCGCGTTGCTGAACGGCACCAGCGGGATTGCGGCGATCACCCGTTTTGACGCGTCGGCGATGCCGATCCGGATCGCTGGCGAGCTCAAGGGCTTCACGCTCGACCCGGCAGTCGACCAGCGTGAGGCGCGCCGGCAGTCGATCTACACGCGCTATGCGCTCAACGCCGTGCTCGAGGCCGTGCGCGCCGCGCGGCTCGAGATGGAGCGCGAGGATCCTGAGCAGGTCGGGGTGATCTACGGCACCGGCTCGGGCGGGCTCGACCTGATCTTCGAGAATCACGATGTGTATAACGAGCGCGGCTACCGGCGCGTGGCGCCGACGCTGATCGCCAATATGATCCCCGATGCGGCCAGTGGCTATATTGCCATTCAGCTTGGCGCCCAGGGCCCAAATATGGCCGTCACGGCGGCCTGCTCGACTGGCGGGCACAATATCGGCGAGGCGTTCGAGACGGTGCGGCGCGGCGATGCCGAGGTGATCATCACCGGCAGTAGCGAGGCGCCCATCCACCCCACGATCGTGGCTTCATTCAGCACTATGCGCGGCCTGGCCGATGATAACGAGCATCCCGAGCTGGCCTGCAAGCCGTTCGACGCGCGCCGCAACGGCTTCATTCTATCCGAGGGTGCGGCTGCGCTGGTGCTCGAAAGCCTCGACCACGCGCTGGCCCGTGGCGCGCCGATCGTGGCCGAGCTGGTGGGCTATGGCAACAGCGCCGACGCGCGCGACATGGTTGCGGCCGACGAGAGCGGCGCCGGCGCGGCGCGGGCCATGAAGATGGCGCTGCGCAAGGCCGGCATGCACCCCGACGCAGTGCAGTACATTAACGCACATGGCACCGGCACGCCGCTGAACGATGCCTCCGAGACCAGGGCGATCAAGACGGTGTTTGGCGATCAGGCGTATCGTCTGGCGGTCAGCTCGACTAAGTCGATGCTCGGGCATATGATGGGCGCGGCCGGCTCGATCGAGGCGCTGATCTGTGCGCTGGTAGTTCACGATGGGCGCATTCCCCCCACGATCAATCTCCAGCAGCCCGACCCGGCCTGTGATCTCGATTATGTGCCGAACATCGCCCGCGAGGCGCGTGTCGACACGGCGCTTTCGAACTCGATCGGGCTGGGTGGCCACAACTCGGCGCTGATCCTCAGGCGCTACCAGGCGTAG